The region CCCTTTGAGGGTCTCTACGAACTCTCTCCACAGGAGCTTCGTTCTGCTGAACCTGTGGGGCTGGAAGAGAACCACCACCCTTCTATTCGGGAATGCGCTCTTTATCGCCTCGTAGGAAGCCTTTATCTCCGTGGGGTGGTGGCCGTAGTCGTCGAAGAAGGTTATCCCCTTCACGGTGCCCTTTAACTCCATCCGTCTGCTTGCGTTCCTGAACTGCCCGAGGGCCTCTGCCGCTTCCTTAAAAGGAACTCCGGTTTCCAGGGCAACGGCTATAGCCCCTAAAGCGTTAAGGACGTTGTGTTTACCGGGAACGTTGAGCCTTACCTTCCCGAGCTTTTTCCCCTTATACCTAACCGTGAAAATAGAGCTGAGCCCTACCTGAGTTACCTCCTCTGCGGTAAAATCCGCCCCCTCAAACCCGTAAGTCTCTTTCCTCTTGTACACTTTAGGAGAAATCTTCCTGACCCTTGGACACTCGATACACAGAAAAACCTTGCCGTAGAACGCCACCCTGTTTGCAAAGGCCGTGAAGGCCTTATCTATCTCCTCGGGTGAGCCGTAAAAGTCAAGGTGGTCGTTGTCTACGTTCGTTATCACCGATAGGGTGGGAGTTAGCTTCAGGAACGTCCCGTCGCTCTCGTCGGCCTCAATAACTATCCACTTGCCGCTGCCCAGGGCGGCGTTATCACCTCCCAGGAAGGGGAGCCTCCCGCCAACGAGGATTGTAGGCGACGTGCCGGCCGAGTGGAGTATCGTGGCTATCATAGAGCTGGTTGTGGTTTTTCCGTGGGTTCCCCCTACGGCTATACCCTCTTTAAGGCGCATGATATCCGAAACCACATCTGCCCTGGGAATCACTGGAATCCCGAGCTTTTTGGCCTCCACTATTTCCGGATTCGAAGGCTTTACCGCCGAGGAGTGTATAACCACGTCGGCCCCTTTAACGTTTTCCGGGCTGTGACCGATGAAGACCTTTATACCCCGCTCCTTCAGTCTTTTTACTATGGGGCTCTCTCTCAGGTCCGACCCTTGAACGCTGTACCCCTTTTCGTTGAGTATCAGGGCAATGCCCGACATCCCTATTCCGCCTATTCCTACAATGTGTATCCTCAACTGAGGCCTCCTTTGAGGGCTGGAAGGTATTATAATTCTCCGCCGTTGGGGGGATATCTCCGAAGTGATAAGATAGAACAAGGGGGGAAACATGTCAGTTCTCGTTACAGGCGGTGCCGGTTTTATAGGCTCCCACCTTGTAGAGGTCCTACTTTCTCAGGGAAGGGAAGTGGTAGTTCTCGACGACCTCTCTACCGGAAAGCTTTCCAACCTTCCCGACTCTTCTTCCCTGGAATTTGTAAAGGGCTCTGTTACAGACGAAGAGTTGGTGAGGCGGTTATTTGAGGAGTTTAACTTCTCTTCGGTCTTTCACCTTGCGGCCGTTGCCTCCGTTCAGCGCTCCGTTGAGGAACCCCTTTACTGCCACAGGGTTAACTGCGATGGAACCCTTTACCTGCTTCAGTCTGCGGTAAGTAGGGGGGTGAAGCGTTTTATCTTTGCCTCATCTGCGGCCGTTTACGGAGACCTCCCCCAGCTTCCCAAAAGGGAAGAGATGCCGGTGAGCCCTCTTACCCCTTACGCAGTTGATAAGTACGCTTCGGAGCGTTACGTTGTAAACTCCTTTCGGCTCTACGGCTTAGAGGGTGTTGCACTGCGCTTTTTCAACGTGTTCGGGGAGAGGCAGGACCCGTCTTCTCCCTACTCGGGGGTCATCTCTATTTTCATAGACCGGGTAAAGCGTTACTTAACTGGAGAGCCTGTAACCGTAGATATCTTCGGAGACGGTAGGCAGACCAGGGACTTCATCTACGTTAAAGACGTGGTTTCGGCCCTCCTCATCGCCGAAGAGAGGGGCGTTCCGGGAGAGGTCTACAACGTGGGAACGGGGAAGGAGACTTCACTGCTTGAACTCCTTGACTACATAAGGGATATTGTAGGTACACTTCCGGAAATCCGCTTCCTTCCCGAGAGGCCGGGTGATATTAAACGCTCGGTTGCAGACATATCGAAGCTTGAAAAGCTCGGCTTTTCCCCTCGGTTTTCGGTTAAAGAGGGTCTTTCCAATCTGATTAGGGAAGTTTTGATTCAGAACTAAGTTAAAAAACCTTTATATTTGAGGTGGTTATGCGTATCCGTCCGCTCTTTGCGTTCCGTTTTCTCCTCCTTTTCTCACGTTCGTGCCCTTTTTTCCCTATTGGAAGGTTGACTCTTTTAAAATATTTAAACATATCTAATGCCTCATTTAGTTAGAATACGCTCAACCTGATAATAAACAAACTTCGTGGGGGAATCGGGGTTCACCGCTGCTATCTTTATATTTAGTTAAACATTAAACTTCCGGAGGTTAGCCATGAAGAAGTTTTTAGCTATTGCATCCGTTGGGTTACTCTTTTCCGGGTGTGCGACCGTTGTGACCAATACCTCTCCCGTCACTCAAGTTAAGCGCCAGGTTTGCGTCATAGTCCCCTTTGATAACTACTCCGAAACCCCTCTGGCAGGTAAAAGGGTAGCTGCCATCGCTTACGGAGTTCTGCGCTCTAAGGGGTACAAGGTTATCCTCCTCGAGAATGAGGTTCCCAAGTCTGAGCTTCAGCGTTTCGACTGTGTAATAAGGGGTTCTGTAAACGAGTGGCGTTACAAGGTTGGGATAGACGGAGAGCCTGCCGTCAGCGTTACCTACATGGTTGAGAACCCGAAAACCGGCAGGACTTACGCGTCCGGAACCCTTTCTGCCACCGAATGGGGCAATAAGTCCCTCGGCGTTCTGACCCAAGAACTCTTTAGGAAGGCTTTCTAAGATGCTGTTTAGGGACCTGGGAGTAAAGTTCGTCCTTGTTGAGGTTGTTTTCTTCGTTGTCCTGTTTACTCTTGTGGGTCACTACTTTAACCCGTCGGACCCCCTTTACCTGACGGGGCCCATAAGTCCGGTCTTTCTGCTCCTCCTCGTTATAACCCTCTACTACGGTTTGGCCTACGGTATTGTTGCCTTTATCGTGGAGGTGTTGTTGGCCAAACTGCTCTACCCCAACTTCCCACTGAGGACGATACTGTGGCACCTGCTTAACGTTGTGGTTGTAGGTGAGTTCCACTACTTCTGGAGCAAGAAGATAGAGATTCTCCAGGAGAAGAACGATTACTTTCAGGATAAGCTCCGCCGTTTCGCCTCCGACTCTATGATTCTTAAGCTATCTCACGACCAGCTTGAGAAGCACTACCTTGTAAAGCCCGTGAGCATACGTAGCCTTGTTGCCCAGGTGAAAGAGGCCCTTATGGGGCGTTCTCAAGGTGATAAGGGCCCTTTCCAAGTCCTCAGGGATATACTCGATGCCGCCTTTTACGTTCAGAGCGGCGAGCTCTACAGGTACTCCAACGACTCTTTCCACTCGATTCTCGCCGTTGGGCCGTCGGAACCTTTGAACCTTGAAGACCCCCTTGTGAGGAAGGCCCTCGACTCAAGAGAATCGGTTTTCCTTTCGGAGATTAACGGTAACTCTTCCTACCTTGCGGTTATCCCGGTTTACAGCTACGTTAACGACGATAGGCTCCTGGGCCTTTTTGTCCTCAGGAAGATTCCCTTTAACTACTTGAACTCCGATACTGTTCTCTCGCTGAGCGTTATCCTCTACTGGTTCCTCAACGAGGTTGAGAGGCTCTCAAACCTTAACCCGGTTGAGCTTGCAACGTTACCTCTCTCTTACGACTTCCTGAGGGAGGTTGTTATCCTGAAGAAGCTCTACTCCAGGCTCAAGGCCGATAGTACGGTTGTCGTTTTTAAGCTGCCCCACCCTTCAGAGGATTTCGGGTTCTTCCTTAAGGAGCGTTTACGGGCTGTAGACTTTATGGATTCGTTCAGGGGTAACGGTAGCGATTACTACTTTGTTCTCCTTCCCCTCTCCGATGCGTCGTCGGCTAAGGGCTTCCTCGATAGGATAGCCAGGGATTACGAGAGGACGTTCGGTTCCGATGAGCTTCCTCCCTACAGGGTCCTTAAGGTTGACGACGCTATAGAGGAGAAAATCCGCTCTGTGGTGGGTGTGTAGAATGGAGTTCATAGTAAAGGCCTTTGTTTCTTTAATTCTTCTCTTTGCGGCCTTTGTTGTGACCCTCTTTCTGTACTCGCCGCTGGTTTTTATCGGCGTTCACTTCGTTCTCTCTTTGGTTACTTCGCTGATTATCTTCCTGTTCCTTCCGAAGCGCTACTCGAGAAGGCTTGTGAATTTCCTCGGAATATTCCTCTCCATATTCCTCCTGCCGGTTATCGGGTACCTGCTCTACATTCCGCTTTTCCTGATTGTTCTGAGGTTCCAGAGGGAAGAGGAGCCTTTGGGCTTAGAGAAGATACCGGTTGAGGAGCTTACCCTCGAAAAGGTGAGGGTGGCTCCCCGCAGGTACGGGGAGTCGGTTGTTAGGTTCCTCTCGCAGAAGCCGGAAGCCCTTAAGGAGGATGCCCTTGTACTCCTTGAGGAGCTTGGAACTCCTTCTGCAATAGAGATAGCAAAAAAGGCCCTGCTTAACGGTGCCGATGAGGTGCGCCTTGCCGCTTTCTCGATAGTCTCCAGGCTTGAGGGGCGCTTGAACGAGCGGATAGCCCGTTTGAAGGAGCGCTTCTCGGTGGCCTCTTCCGAGGTTGAAAAGGGAAAGCTGGCCAAAGAGATAGCCCAGAGTTACTGGGAGCTCCTCTACTACAACCTTGTAGACGATGAGCTTAAGAAGTTCGTAATAGAGGAGGCCCTCAGGTGGGCCCAGGAGTCGGTTAAGAGGATAAAAGACCCGGAGACCTTCTTCCTCGTCGGTAGGCTTTTCTTAAAGTACGGCAAGAAAGAAGAGGCGTATCCCTTTCTCCGCAAGGCTTACATATCGGGAGACCCGGTTACGAGGAAGCGGGCCATTCCCTACCTTGCCGAGGCAGAGTTTGAGAAGGGGAACGTAGAGAGGGTGAAAGAGCTCTTCAGTGAGCTTCCCCTTTCCCTCCACCCGGATGTTGTGTTTATGAAGAACTTCTGGCAGGGGAGGAAAGTTGTTTAAGCCCGACGTTCTTATAGTTGCCGAGGGAACCTACCCCTACATCAGGGGAGGTGTTTCTGCGTGGATTGACTCTTTAGTGAGGAACCTTAAGGAGTACAGTTTCGGAGTTTTCTTCATAGGAAGTCGCCGTGAAGATTACGGGGAGCCGGCCTATACGTTCCCCGATAACCTCACCTTCTACAGGGAGATTTTCCTGTTTGAGGAGAGTGAGCTTCCTCCTCCCGCCCCGAGGAAGTTCGACGAGGAGCTCCTCCACAGGGTGAGAACGCTTCACGACTACCTAAAAACCGACTACGATGAGGTTCCCTACCCTGCCGTTGACCCTGAGACTTTTACCACCGTTATCGAGGAGGAGGAGTTCCTTTACGGCAGAAGCTCTTGGGAGTACATCTGTGAGGCGTGCATAAAGTACGCCGGCGAGCTCCCCTTTGTAGATTACTTCTGGTCGGTGAGGAACTCCCACCTGCCCCTGTGGAGGGTTGCCACAAGCGTTGGGGAGCTGCCCAGTGCCAACTTGGTCCACAGCCCTTCTACCGGTTATGCCGGCTTTGTGGCGTCGATGTTGAAAAACAGTCGGGGGATTCCCTTCGTTCTCACAGAGCACGGTATTTACACAAGGGAGAGGAAAATAGACATCCTCAGCTCGGAAACGTTTACAAAGCACCGCTACTTCTTCCAGAGGGAGTACGGTGAGATAGATTACTTCAAGAAGATGCTTATCAACTTCTTCTACAGCTTGGGAAAAATAGCCTACCTCTCTGCAGACGTCATAATCTCCCTCTTCGATAAGGCCCGAGAGGCCCAGATATCCCTCGGGGCGCCGCCCGAGAAGACGAGGGTTATCCCCAACGGTATAGACGTTTCACAGTTTGAGGAGGTGAGGGCCGTTAAGAGGAGGAAAAACGTTGTGGCCCTCATCGGCAGGGTGGTTCCCATTAAGGATGTGAAAACCTTCATTAAAGCCGCCAGAATAGTTGCAGATAAGATAGACGACTTTGAGGCTTGGATTGTAGGGCCTACCGACGAAGACCCTTCCTACTACGAAGAGTGTAGGCGGCTTGTCTCGGTTCTGAAGCTCGACGGAGTTGTCAAGTTTACCGGCTTCCGTCCCGTGAAGGAAGTCCTCTCCCAGGTTAAGGTTGCAACCCTTACGTCGATAAGCGAGGGGATGCCCCTTGTAATACTTGAATCGTTCGCCGCCGGAGTGCCGTTTGTTGCCACCGATGTGGGGGCGTGCCCTCAGCTGATAAACGGCGGGCTCTCCGAGGAAGACGTTGCCCTCGGAAGGGCGGGCAGGGTGGTTCCCGTTGCAGACCCGGCGGCAGCCGCCGAAGCCTACGTGGAGCTCCTTACGAAACCGCAGTTGTGGAGCAGGTGTAGCGAAACGGCGTTTAACAGGGTGAGTCGCTTCTACAGTTTCGACTCTTTCCTTGAGAGTTACCGCTCCATATACGAAGAGTTTATTCGGGTAAGTGTTTAGGGGTGTAGCCGATGGCAGGTATCAGTTTCGAACTTAGGAAGCTCCTTGCAAAGAGGAGCTTCTCGAGTATAGTAGCCTCTTTCTTCTACTCTACCGCCCTTGCTGCGGGGCCGTGGGTCATTTCGATTCTCGCCATAATATTCGCAGGGGTGTGGGTTGCCCAAATTACCGGAGATGTGACCAACGTCAGGACATCCCAGGTTATTATCACCTACATAATGGCCTTGAGCCTTATAGCCTCCGGTCCGTTTCAGCTTCTTTTCAGCCGTTACGTTTCAGATAGGCTCTTTGAGAAGCAGAGCGACAGGGTCCTTCCGAACCTGCTCGGTGCCCTCATACTCAGCATGTTCTTGGGGCTTTTCGTCTCGCTGCTCTTTCTGAGGGGATGGCTCTTTGAGCTTTCGCCTCACTTGGTTATCCTGTTTACTGTGACAACCGTTTTCGCCTCTTCCTTCTGGGTTGCGAACACGTTGCTGACCTCCCTTAAGAGTTACAAGTACATCCTGTTCTCCTTTGTCTTCGGTTTCCTGCTCATGGTTCTGTTGGCGCCCTACTTTCAGGAGTATTCCGAGTACGGCTTCCTCTACGCTTACGCTATAGGCTTTCTCGTTGTTTACTTCCTGCTTCTTGCCGCCATATTCAGGGAGTTTCCCTCTAACAGGCTTTTGGAGTTTGACTTCCTGAAGAGGAACAGGGTTTTCTACTCCCTTGCCCTGTCGGGGCTCTTTTACAACCTCGCAATCTGGATTGATAAGTTTGAGTTCTGGCACTCCAAGGTTACCGGCGTTACCATCTTGGGGCCGTTTAAGGCTTCGTTTATTTACGACATTCCGATGTTCCTCGCTTACCTCTCCATAGCTCCCGGTATGGGGTTTTTCTTCCTGAAGCTCGAGGGTGAGTTTGCTCAGCACTACCAGCGCTACTACGACGCCGTAAGGGAGGGTGAGACCCTCATAAGAATCTTTGAGATAGGCTACGACCTTATCAACTCAGTAAGGACTTTCGTTCAGGAGGTTTTAAGGATTCAGGCCGTTACTCTTGTGATTATCTTCCTGCTGGAAGTGGGGCTCTTTAAGCTCTTTCGCCTCTCTCTGGTTTACATCCCGCTCTTTAACATACTGGCCGTTGCAACCTCCCTTCAGCTACTCTTTATAGTTGTGTTGTCTCTGCTCTTTTACTTCGATTTAAGGCGTGAAGCTCTGATTTCTACGGCCATCTTCCTGGTGACAAACGCCCTTTTTACCTACGTTACTCTTCACCTCGGTCCCTATTTCTACGGTTACGGGTTCCTCTTCTCTCTGCTGGTTTCGTTTGTTGTTGCCCTGATATTCTTGAGGAGGTTCCTCTACGATGTTCACTATAAGACTTTTATGTTTGCTTAGCCTGTTTCTGTCGCTCTTTTCCGGTGCTGCTTTGGGAGGAAAGCCGTCGGTTGCCTTCTTCTACGGCGACGTGCCGGATGAGCTGCTCTACGCCTACGACTGGGTGGTTGTTGACCCGAGCGTTTTCACCCCCGAAAGGGTCTCCGAGCGGTTCTACTTAAAAAAGAGGGCTAAGCTCGTTGCCTACTTTAGCACCGGAGAGGTTTTAAAGAGTCGGCTCCAGAGCCTTCCGGCCGGCTGTGTAATCGGTGAAAACCCGGTTTGGCATACGGCGGTTATCGACCTCAGGAAGCAGAGCTGTTTTGAATACCAGCTTCAGAAGGCCGAGAGCCTCCTTTCGTTCTACGACGGCCTCTTCCTCGATACTTTGAACTCCTACCAGCTCGTTCTGCCTAAGAGTGAGTGGGCCGGTTACGAGTCTGCTGAAGTAAGACTGATAAAGGCCCTCAGGGCCCGGTATCCGAAGAAAATCCTCCTTTTAAACGGTCAGTTTAGGATAGTCGGTAAGGTTAAGGGAGAGGTTAACGCTTTCGTTACCGAGTCCCTCTTTTCCGGTCTCGGAAGGAACCTCTCTTACGTTAGCGTCCCTCGTCGGGAGCAGACGGTAAGGCTTACCCTCCTTAAGCGGATAGCGGGGTGGATGCCCGTTGTAGTTGTGGATTACATGGAGAAGCCCAGGTCTGCCGCTGCAAGGGAGCTTGCCCGGAGGATAATGGGGCTCGGCTTTATACCTTGGATAACAAATAAGAGCCTTACCGCCCTCGGGGAGGGTGTTTACCACCTGTTTAACAGGAAGATACTGCTCCTTTACGACCCGAAGCTCTCTTCCGCCTCCAACTCCGACGTTCACAGGATAGTTCAGACGCCCCTTGAGTGGCTCGGTTACGCTCCCACTCCCGTTCCCATAACCAGCCTTGATGACTACCTGAAGACCCACTACCTGCCCAAAGGGGTTGTTGTATGGAACTTCAGGCCGGAGCTTTCCGAGAAGCTTACAGAAGAGCTCCTTGCCCTGCGCTCTAAAGGAGTAAAGGTGTTCATTATGGATATCAGCTCCTTTACGGACTCCCAGCTGAAGAGGCTCGGCGTTAAGTCTTTCCCCAATAAAAAACCCTTTGCTCCGTTGAAGCTCGTTTACCACTTTAAGGGCTACCCTTTTGAGGTTAAGGCCTATCCGACTCCCACCGATACCTTTGTGGTTCCCGAGGGTAACTACAGGGCCCTTTTGGAGTTCGTCAACCCCTTGGGGCAGCGCTTTGTTCCTGTAGCCGTAACCGACTGGGGAGGCTACGGCTACAGCCAGTACCTTGTAAAGGACATGTTCAACGACGTCCTCTGGGTTTGTAACCCCTTTGTCCTCTTCAGGGAGGTTTTCGGCTCTCTCCCCCTTGTGCCCGACGTAACTACTGAGTCGGGAAGCCGGATACTCACGGTTCACCTCGACGGCGACGGCTTTGCCGATAAGTCTGCGGTTGTTCCCGGAGAGTATACGGGAGAGGTGTTGAGGGATAAGATTTTCAAGGTCTTTAAGGTTCCCCATACCGTTTCGGTTATAGTGGGAGAGCTCGACCCTCATGGCCTCTACCCGGATAAGGCGGAAAGGCTGATGGCCGTTGCCCGCTCTATATTTGCTCTACCCAACGTTGAGCCTGCAAGCCACACCTACTCCCACCCCTTTAACTGGTGGGATATATACCTTATGAGCCTCGGTAAGAAGCTTCCACCTCCCAACCCTAAGGAGCTGCCCTACGGCTACCACCTGAACATTCCCGGCTATACGAAGGTGAGCATCTCCAAGGAGATAGACTACTCTGTTCACTTTATAGACCGTTACCTTACTCCACCCGGGAAAGAGGTTAAGGACTTTCTCTGGTCGGGGGATTGCGACCCGCCTGCACCGGTTGTAAAGAGGGTTTACGACCTGAAGCTCTACAACGTAAACGGCGGCGATACCACCATAAGCGACACCTTTCCTTACCTGTGCAGAGTTTCCCCCATGGGGATAAACAAGGCCGGTTACTTCCAGGTTTACGCTCCCTTCCAGAACGAAAACGTTTACACAAACGAGTGGACCGTTAAAGACGGCTACTTGAGAGTCATATCCGGTTTTAAGCTCACCGACTCTCCCAGAAGGTTAAAACCCATTTCGATTTACTACCACTTCTACTCCGGAGAGGACCCGAGTGCCTTTAACGCTCTGAAGGCCGTTTACAGGTGGGCACTCTCTCAGGAGGTTGTTCCCCTTTACCTATCTCAGTACGCTCAGAGGGTTCTTGAATTTAGGGGTACGGCTGTTGCCTCCTTTAACGACGGCAGGCCCGGTTTGGTTGTCTGCTCTGCCGGTTCTTTAAAAACTGTTCGGATTGATAGTGGCAGCGCTCCTTCCGTTTCGGCCTCTCGGGGAGTTGTAGGTTACAGGCGTATTAACGGTTCGATTTACGTTACCCTGTCTCCGGAAAAATGTAGGGTATTGCGCTTTGGCGGCGGCAGTCCGTTCAGGCTTGTTCGCTCCAACGGCGTTGTTACTTCCTTTGACAGAAAGGGAGACGGCTATTTCCTATCGCTTAAGAGCGAGACAGACGGCCTTGAGGCCGTTTTTGACGTTTCCCCTGCTTGCAGTGTGAAGGTCCTTTCCAAGGGTGCAAAGGTAAGAAAAGAGGGGGAGGTTTTAAAGGTTGAGTCTCCAGAGAAAGAGGTTAGACTGGAAGTCCATTGCAAGGGTTAAGGTTTTCAGTTTCTGGGAGATACTGGCCTTTGTGGTTTTCGTTTTGTTTGTGGCCTATCTCCTCTTTCCGAAGGGGAAGATAGAGGAGTTTTTCGTTGAGGACCCCAACTACAACTACCCCCTTGCAAAGTACTACGTTGAGAGCGTTCTTGCCCACTCTAAGAGCCCCCGGCTCGTTTTTACTCTGGTGGAGAAGAACTTGTCGGTTGGAGAGTTCGGCAGGGCTTACGACCTGCTGAACAGGTATGCCGGCATTTTAAACGCTCCCGGCTACAGGGATAAGTTCTTCGCTCTGAAGTTGAAGGCCCTTTTGGGGCTTTACTCCACCGCAAGGCCCGCCGAGAAGGAGCTCTATAAGGAGAAGGTTGTTGCACTGCTTAAGAAGCTGCTTAACAGCGGCGGGGTTTCAAGCCTTGAAGCGGTTTACTCAACCGCTTTAACCATAGGGGCCCTTGATGTTGCAGAGAGTGCTGCCTATAAGCTTGCCCTTTTAACCGGGGAGGAGCGGTGGCTCCGCAAGGCCATAGACCTTGCATGGGCCGAAGGGGATACTTCCACCCTTAAAGGGCTTTTGGAGCTCTGTCTTTCCAGGTGTCGGCTCTCCGATGCCGACTTGAAGAAGTTCTTTACCGTGGCGCTTCAGATTAAGGATGAGAAGCTCTACACTGAGGTTGCCCGTAGGCTCATCGATAGGGGTGTTTTTACCTACCAAGACCTGAAGAAGCTAATAGATGTTGAGCTTGCAAAACGTAACTATCGGGGGGCCCTCGACTTCTGTAGGGCCTTTTTAAAACGCAACGGCTCGTTTAAGGTCCTCAAGGAGTGTTTGAATCTTGCAATGTGGTCGGGTAACAGAGGTGTAGTTGAGGAGTTAATCAGGGAGAACCTCGGCCGTTACACCTCGAAGGATGCCCTCTCTTTCTTCCTGAAGGTGGCCGTTGCCCAGAACTTAAGGCGGCTCTCTGTGGAGCTTGCCGATAGGCTGTTGAAGCAGTACGGAGGAGAGAAATGAGGAGAGTGCTTATTGCCGCTTCCCTGTGGCTGGCTCTTACCGCTCCCGCCTTAGGGAAGTTCTACTCCATTCAACTTGTTACCACCAACTCCTACGGGAGGGCGGAAGCATTTTTAAAGAAGTTGCCCCCGGCTATAAGGAGAAAGGCGTTTGTCTACAGGACAGACTCGGGGTACTACACGGTCAGGTACCTTGTTTCACCTACGGTTAGGGCTTTAAGGGAGAAAGTTACCGAACTTGAAGAGCTCGGGATAAAGAGTTACTCATTCGTTGAAACCGATGTGAAAAAGCTACGGGGAGCAGGGCAGAAACCTGCCGGTGAAGTTTCTGCCCCTTCCGTTCCTGAGAAACCGGAAGAGAGCAGGCAGGGCCATGTGGGCCTCGATTTTCTCTACTCCGTTTACCTGGGTAACGGAGACCTAAAGGGGGCGCTAAAGGTTGCCCAACTCGCCGTAAAACGCCACCCAGACAGTTTAAAGTGGTGGAAGAGGCTTGCTACCGTGGCCGTGTGGCTGAACAGGCCGAAAGTGGCCTTGAAAGCTTACAGGGAGCTTGTTTTTAGGTTCCACCGCTACGAGTATGCTCGGCCCCTTTACTCTGTTGCCCTTGCGGTGGGAGACTTTGAAACTGCCCTTAAGAGTGTGAAGTTCCTTGTAGCTTCCGGGGAAGGAAACGTTGACTATACTGATATAGTTGACCTCTTCCACAGGGTCGGTCGGCCCGAGGAGGGGGCCGACTTTTTGGTTGAGCACTTTTCCAATAACCCCGATGCCCTTCATCTTGCCTTTAATATCTACTGGTACAGGGGAGAGCTTCAAAAGGCGTTAAAGGTCCTCGACCTTATACAGCAGAGGTTCGGCCTATCCCCTGAGGACAGGCTCGCAAAGGCAAGGCTCCTTTTTGCCATGCACAGGCTTAAAGAGGCCCTTGCCACCTTAAAGGAGGAGTGGCGGAAAGTTAACAGCGTAGACTACCTGAACACTCTGGAGTCTCTGAGCTGGAGCCTCGGCGACTTTAAAACGGCTGTAGAGGTTGCCGAAAGGCTCATAGAGCTCGACAAGGCAGATGAGACCGACTTTACCCGCGTTATCTACTATTACTACTACAGGGAGCCCGAGAGGGCCGTTAAGTACGCAAAGCTCGGATTTGATAAGTTCGGTAAACCTGACTTCTTTGCCAACTATCTCTTCCTGCTTGCCTCCTTGAAGCAGTGGGACAAGGTGGTTGAGTCGGTGGACTCCCTGCCCGACAGGCTGAGGAGGAGGCTCCTTGCCGACCCTACTATCGGCCTCACCTACGCCTCCGCCCTTGTTAAGCTGGGTGAGAAGGAAAGGGCACGGCGGCTGCTGTTCAGCTACCTCAACGGTAACCCATCGCCCGACGTTCTGGCCGAGCTTATCTATCTCAGTATAGATATGAAGGACTACCCCACCGTGGAGAGCCTTGTCAGAAGGTACAAAGATTACTGTAGCCAAGTTCCGGAGGCCTTTGCTGCGGCTTATCTCTTCCTCCAGAACGGTAAGAAAGCCTTAAAGTGTTTTAGCCTGATAAAAACCAAGAACCCCAACTTGCTCCTTACAGAGGCCGATGCCCTCGAGCTCTACGGCGACGTTCGAAGGGCTTGGACCCTGCGTTTTAGAGTTTACAACTACACCAAGAAGCTCATAAAAAAGGGAGTTCACTCCCCCGACGTTGTTGAGGCCTACCTTCGCTCTTCAATCTTTTACCAGCCTGCAGACAGGTTTGAGAGGGAGTTCCTGAGGCTTAAGCGTTACCTCTCGAAGGAAATCGCAAGGGATATCTACCTTACCTACCTCCTC is a window of Thermovibrio ammonificans HB-1 DNA encoding:
- a CDS encoding bifunctional glycoside hydrolase 114/ polysaccharide deacetylase family protein, with the translated sequence MFTIRLLCLLSLFLSLFSGAALGGKPSVAFFYGDVPDELLYAYDWVVVDPSVFTPERVSERFYLKKRAKLVAYFSTGEVLKSRLQSLPAGCVIGENPVWHTAVIDLRKQSCFEYQLQKAESLLSFYDGLFLDTLNSYQLVLPKSEWAGYESAEVRLIKALRARYPKKILLLNGQFRIVGKVKGEVNAFVTESLFSGLGRNLSYVSVPRREQTVRLTLLKRIAGWMPVVVVDYMEKPRSAAARELARRIMGLGFIPWITNKSLTALGEGVYHLFNRKILLLYDPKLSSASNSDVHRIVQTPLEWLGYAPTPVPITSLDDYLKTHYLPKGVVVWNFRPELSEKLTEELLALRSKGVKVFIMDISSFTDSQLKRLGVKSFPNKKPFAPLKLVYHFKGYPFEVKAYPTPTDTFVVPEGNYRALLEFVNPLGQRFVPVAVTDWGGYGYSQYLVKDMFNDVLWVCNPFVLFREVFGSLPLVPDVTTESGSRILTVHLDGDGFADKSAVVPGEYTGEVLRDKIFKVFKVPHTVSVIVGELDPHGLYPDKAERLMAVARSIFALPNVEPASHTYSHPFNWWDIYLMSLGKKLPPPNPKELPYGYHLNIPGYTKVSISKEIDYSVHFIDRYLTPPGKEVKDFLWSGDCDPPAPVVKRVYDLKLYNVNGGDTTISDTFPYLCRVSPMGINKAGYFQVYAPFQNENVYTNEWTVKDGYLRVISGFKLTDSPRRLKPISIYYHFYSGEDPSAFNALKAVYRWALSQEVVPLYLSQYAQRVLEFRGTAVASFNDGRPGLVVCSAGSLKTVRIDSGSAPSVSASRGVVGYRRINGSIYVTLSPEKCRVLRFGGGSPFRLVRSNGVVTSFDRKGDGYFLSLKSETDGLEAVFDVSPACSVKVLSKGAKVRKEGEVLKVESPEKEVRLEVHCKG
- a CDS encoding tetratricopeptide repeat protein, translated to MRRVLIAASLWLALTAPALGKFYSIQLVTTNSYGRAEAFLKKLPPAIRRKAFVYRTDSGYYTVRYLVSPTVRALREKVTELEELGIKSYSFVETDVKKLRGAGQKPAGEVSAPSVPEKPEESRQGHVGLDFLYSVYLGNGDLKGALKVAQLAVKRHPDSLKWWKRLATVAVWLNRPKVALKAYRELVFRFHRYEYARPLYSVALAVGDFETALKSVKFLVASGEGNVDYTDIVDLFHRVGRPEEGADFLVEHFSNNPDALHLAFNIYWYRGELQKALKVLDLIQQRFGLSPEDRLAKARLLFAMHRLKEALATLKEEWRKVNSVDYLNTLESLSWSLGDFKTAVEVAERLIELDKADETDFTRVIYYYYYREPERAVKYAKLGFDKFGKPDFFANYLFLLASLKQWDKVVESVDSLPDRLRRRLLADPTIGLTYASALVKLGEKERARRLLFSYLNGNPSPDVLAELIYLSIDMKDYPTVESLVRRYKDYCSQVPEAFAAAYLFLQNGKKALKCFSLIKTKNPNLLLTEADALELYGDVRRAWTLRFRVYNYTKKLIKKGVHSPDVVEAYLRSSIFYQPADRFEREFLRLKRYLSKEIARDIYLTYLLYKGRESETAYLWKRKDEELAPWMKLTLALYWEDRYLMNRLVKLYLPILPIRDRVTALEEVGEFGRAFWIAVKGMDENPKDAELMKQFRDLVVDKASHYYLELTDYGVKGVNLLSLSQDLRLHLTGNYYLNVKDTFRYDISRGNVFDTKRGLNRISVGLERLLDYNRSLFAGVTVVRGGSHTLGGGYLGYTAQLWHQSTATLTLFKGELTDESFLSSLGVVRRGAQLEFTFPFYNRLSLFTSLSYNRYYSLDGSYVGNSRKLYTELSFQERSQYPDYKFRLFLNLNSYYETDHTGTYVDRLSGKERENVLPSGFYSLGVGVNWGFDHRDSFIKSWRPYFDGSVSYNSQYGADCSLVVGVGGRLTRKDNFHVELGTFNSFNALNSWGWILSSGYRRWF